In the genome of Rhodococcus sp. SBT000017, one region contains:
- a CDS encoding F0F1 ATP synthase subunit B: MTNAITLLAAEGEEYNPLLPATYDIVWSLVCVAAIGFLFWKYVVPRFTKVLAERSELIEGGIKKAEEAQAEAKAALEQYHAQLADARSEAAQIREEARTQGQAILAEMKEKAQEESDRIVAAGHNQLVAQRQQIVTELRGDLGRTAVELAEKVIGEQLSDDAKRSSSIDRFLNELDSVTADSASGK; this comes from the coding sequence ATGACAAACGCGATTACGTTGCTGGCGGCGGAGGGGGAGGAATACAACCCTCTTCTGCCCGCAACCTACGACATCGTTTGGTCGCTGGTCTGTGTCGCGGCAATCGGCTTCCTCTTCTGGAAGTACGTGGTGCCGCGCTTCACCAAGGTTCTCGCTGAGCGTTCCGAGCTCATCGAAGGCGGAATCAAGAAGGCCGAAGAGGCACAGGCGGAAGCCAAGGCTGCACTCGAGCAGTACCACGCTCAGCTGGCCGACGCCCGTTCCGAGGCCGCGCAGATCCGTGAGGAAGCGCGCACTCAGGGGCAGGCGATTCTCGCCGAGATGAAGGAAAAGGCGCAGGAAGAAAGCGACCGGATCGTGGCTGCAGGTCACAATCAGCTCGTTGCTCAGCGTCAGCAGATCGTCACCGAGCTTCGGGGAGATCTGGGACGCACGGCCGTCGAACTCGCTGAGAAGGTCATCGGAGAGCAGTTGTCCGACGACGCGAAGCGTTCCAGTTCGATCGATCGCTTCCTCAACGAGTTGGATTCCGTCACCGCGGACTCCGCATCCGGAAAGTGA
- a CDS encoding F0F1 ATP synthase subunit delta produces the protein MYATSREALARTRSVAHEALGSASAGEATAVAAQTGAELFAVVDTLDAQRTLRTALADSSVEGVRRSDLAGEVFSGQVSSATATIVKAAAGESWSTARDLLNSLVELGREALLRAAADQDQLDTVEDELFRLGRIVAANPQLEQALSDRSKPSQAKRELLGRLLYGKVTAVTEALAVQAVTRPRKTAPADVLNGLADLAAEQRDRAVAHVRSAAPLSDSQLEKLTATLTRTYGKQVTVHVEVDTELLSGLVVRIGDEVIDGSGAGRLAALRKTLK, from the coding sequence ATGTACGCAACTTCTCGTGAGGCACTCGCCCGCACGCGGTCGGTTGCCCACGAAGCTCTGGGGTCCGCGTCGGCAGGCGAGGCAACAGCCGTCGCTGCTCAGACCGGTGCCGAGTTGTTCGCCGTCGTCGACACTCTCGACGCGCAGCGCACGTTGCGTACCGCTCTCGCCGATTCGTCGGTCGAGGGCGTTCGGCGAAGCGATCTGGCCGGAGAGGTCTTCTCCGGCCAGGTGTCGAGTGCAACGGCGACGATCGTCAAGGCCGCTGCCGGTGAAAGCTGGTCCACCGCTCGTGACCTGCTGAACTCGCTGGTCGAGCTGGGACGTGAAGCTCTGCTTCGCGCCGCGGCCGATCAGGATCAGTTGGACACGGTCGAGGACGAACTGTTCCGGCTCGGGCGGATCGTGGCAGCCAACCCGCAGCTCGAGCAGGCCCTGTCGGATCGCTCGAAGCCTTCGCAGGCCAAGCGTGAACTGCTCGGTCGCCTGCTCTACGGCAAGGTCACCGCGGTCACCGAGGCGCTCGCAGTTCAGGCTGTGACGCGTCCGCGAAAGACGGCTCCCGCGGACGTACTGAACGGACTGGCCGATCTGGCCGCCGAACAGCGTGACCGCGCGGTTGCACACGTCCGCAGCGCAGCCCCACTGAGCGACAGTCAGCTCGAGAAGCTGACGGCAACCTTGACCCGCACGTACGGCAAGCAGGTCACGGTGCATGTAGAGGTCGATACCGAACTGCTCAGCGGACTTGTCGTTCGTATCGGCGACGAGGTCATCGACGGTAGCGGGGCAGGCCGCCTCGCTGCATTGCGAAAGACGCTCAAATAG
- a CDS encoding ATP synthase F0 subunit C: MSLEVLAQAQEINASGYGAIGYGLAAIGGGIGLGLVVAKNMEATARQPELAGQLRTTMFLGIAFTESLALIGLVAGFIL; encoded by the coding sequence ATGAGCCTTGAAGTTCTGGCCCAGGCGCAGGAAATCAACGCAAGCGGCTACGGCGCCATCGGCTACGGCCTCGCAGCGATCGGTGGTGGCATCGGCCTCGGCCTCGTCGTCGCCAAGAACATGGAAGCAACCGCTCGCCAGCCCGAGCTGGCCGGTCAGCTCCGTACCACCATGTTCCTCGGCATCGCATTCACCGAGTCCCTCGCCCTGATCGGCCTCGTCGCCGGCTTCATTCTCTGA
- the atpB gene encoding F0F1 ATP synthase subunit A has product MLFEGTPFELDRLMLIRILMSAILIIFMVVALRSPKIVPRGLQNVGEIALDFVRIHVAEDVLGKEQGRRFLPVIMTIFFTVFAVNASAVIPFLNISSNARIGLPIVLAAVAYVAFIYAGVKKFGVGKFVKGTIVIPGIPPAMHVLLIPLEFVSNFVLRPFTLTVRLLANMLAGHIMLVLFFSATQFFLFEASAGLKIFAAPSLIMGFLFTLFEMLVIFLQAYIFALLTAIYIDLSLHADSH; this is encoded by the coding sequence GTGCTGTTCGAGGGGACCCCGTTCGAGCTCGACAGGCTGATGCTCATCCGCATCCTGATGTCGGCGATTCTGATCATCTTCATGGTGGTTGCCCTCCGCAGCCCGAAGATCGTTCCGCGTGGTCTTCAGAACGTCGGAGAGATCGCTCTCGATTTCGTTCGGATCCACGTCGCAGAAGATGTGCTCGGTAAAGAACAGGGTCGTCGGTTCCTGCCCGTCATCATGACCATCTTCTTCACGGTGTTCGCGGTGAACGCGAGCGCTGTCATTCCGTTTCTGAACATCTCGTCGAATGCGCGCATCGGCTTACCGATCGTGCTCGCTGCGGTCGCGTACGTCGCGTTCATCTACGCAGGCGTCAAGAAGTTCGGTGTCGGGAAGTTCGTCAAGGGCACCATCGTCATCCCGGGCATTCCGCCGGCGATGCACGTGCTGCTGATCCCGCTCGAGTTCGTCTCGAACTTCGTACTTCGCCCGTTCACGTTGACGGTGCGTCTGCTCGCCAACATGCTGGCCGGCCACATCATGCTCGTGCTGTTCTTCAGCGCGACCCAGTTCTTCCTCTTCGAGGCGTCGGCCGGGCTGAAGATCTTCGCGGCACCCTCGCTCATCATGGGCTTCCTGTTCACGTTGTTCGAGATGCTGGTGATCTTCCTCCAGGCCTACATTTTCGCGCTGCTCACGGCGATCTACATCGATCTGTCGCTGCACGCAGACTCGCACTGA